The Microcoleus sp. FACHB-831 sequence ACTGAAGATTGAATTTTCAGACTGTTCTGAATGGCAATATGTTAGGGATAGTCGAGGGCAAGGGAAGCCAAAGATTTATAGATGCGTCAAAACTGTCCCGATTGAGTAGCTTGTGTCATCTAAAGACTACTCTGATAATTGGCTTCCAGTACCTATACCCATGTGACTCCTGGCTTTTTCTATCGCTTTAACTTAGAGTTGCTAAAAAAAAGCATATCTAACATAACTCAGTTCTGTGGTTTACAAACGACCGTTTATAAGACAGATTTTTTGAGCTGGCACAACACGCCTCAAATCTACCTGCACCGTGTCTCAAAACCCATCTTTTAATCTATGTCTTATCAAATAATTAATAAATGAGTTACGAGACATTTTAAGGAAAATTGGATATTGCCGGATTAGCTGCTGCCAGAGCTAGAGACAGGAGAGGTGGTAGAAAGGAGCAGCACAATTCTAAGAAGATTTCCACTGCCGTTAAGTTGGCTGATACCTCGCCCGACACAATTGCGGACATTTGCAAACATTTAGGGATTAGTCGCTCAACTTATTATCGTCGTCGTGCCAACTTAACTCTTAACTAAAATTTAAACTGATTATTTTAACTGTTAATTTT is a genomic window containing:
- a CDS encoding helix-turn-helix domain-containing protein codes for the protein MDIAGLAAARARDRRGGRKEQHNSKKISTAVKLADTSPDTIADICKHLGISRSTYYRRRANLTLN